The sequence GATCAGCCCCGCCGCGCCGGTGACCAGCACCCGCTCCCCCGTGTAGTCGAACCGGACAGCGCTCATTCGGCCGGGGCCTCCCTCACCTGCGCGACGATCTGCGTCGGGTTGACGAACATCAGGGCGATGACCAGCAGCACCGCCGACAGGGCCATGTAGATGACGGCCATCGCGTCGATGGCCTGGGCTGCGCGGATCCCGGGCGTGAACGCGGCGCTGTACAGCGCGACGACCAGCGTCTGGCTGTCGGCGTCCGCCACCAGGAACGTCAGCTCGAACATGGCGACGGTCCGCACGAGGACCAGGATCCCGGCGGCGAGGATCCCCGGCAGCAGGAGCGGCACCAGCACCCGCGCGAACACCTGCCGGGTGCGGGCGCCGCACATCCGCGCCGCCGACTCCACGTTCGCGTCGATCTGCTCCACGAACGGCGTCATCACCAGCACGACGAACGGCAGCGCCGGGACGAGGTTCGCCGCGATCACGCCCGTCATCGTCCCGGCCAGGTGCACCTTGTACAGGACGGTCGCGAGCGGGATCCCGTAGGTGATCGGCGGCAGCACCACGGGGAGCAGCAGCAGGACCGTCACGATCCGCTTGCCGGGAAAGTCGCGCCGTGCCAGCGCGTACCCGGCCGGGACGCCGATGAGCAGCGACAGCGCGACCACGATCAGCGTGATCTCCAGCGTCGCGGTCAGCACGTCGCCGAGCGCGAACTCCGCCCAGGCGTCGGAGTACCACGCGCCGGTGAAGCCCTGCGGCAGCCACCCGCCGAACCATTTCGTGCCGAACGAGTTCACGACCACCGACAGGATCAGCGCGGCCAGGTTCACCAGGAAGAACGCGACGAACAGCCAGACGGCCCAGCCGCCCGGCCTGCTCGTCGGCGGCCGGCGCGGGCGCGAGACGACGGTCATGATCCCTTACCTCCCGACGCGGGCCCGGTGTAGAGGCGGCCGCGCAGCAGCAGCGTGACCGCGATGACGAGCAGCTCGAACACGCCCATCAGCACGGCGATGGTGGAGGCCATCGAGTAGTCGTACTTCTCGAACGCCGCCTGGTAGGCCGCGATCGCCATCACCCGCGTCTCCCCGGCCGGCTCGCCGACGAGGTTCGCGGACGGGAACACCGAGAACGCCAGCACGAACGCGAGCACGAACGTCGTCGCTAGCCCCGGCGCGAGCAGCGGCAGCACGATCCGCCGCATCCGCTGCCAGGGCCCGGCGCCGAGCGTGGCCGCGGCGCGCTCCAGCGTCGGATCGATGCCCGACATGTAGGCCAGCACCAGCAGGAACGCGAACGGGAACCCGGTGATGAGCAGCGAGAACAGCACGCCCCAGTAGTTGTAGACGAGCCGGACGGGTTCGTCCACGACGCCGAGGTCGAGCAGCACCCGGTTGAACCAGCCCTTGGGGCCGAGGTAGCGCAGCAGGCCGTCCGCGACCAGGACCGTGCCGAGCGTCACCGGCAGGACGAGGAGCGCCGTCAGCGGCCGCCGGCCGCGGAACCGGCCGCGCAGCCGGTACGCGATCGGCACCGACGCGCCGACGTTGATCAGGGCGGCGGGCAGCGCCAGCCTGAGCGTCTTGCCGATGGTGCCGCGCTGGTAGGAGTCGCGGAAGAAGGCGGCGTAGTTGCCGAACGGGCCGCCGCCGTCCTTCGGCTGCAGCGAAAGCCCCATTCCGTACATCATCGGGTAGAGGAACAGCAGCGCGACGACGAGCACGGCGGGCGCCAGCAGGAGCAGCACGCGGTCGACGCCGCGCTCGGCGAGCCGGTGCCGCAGGCCGCCGCGCCGGGGCATCCGTGCCTCGCCGCGGGCGGGGGCCTCAACCGCCATCGCGCGCCCCCGTCTCCCCGAGCGCCTCGGCGGCGGGTCGGTCGAGCGCCCGCGCCGCCTCCCGCACGCTCTCCCCGAACACGAGCACGCGCTCGGGCGGGACGGTCAGCGCGACCCGCTCCCCCGGCGCGACCCGCTCCGGCGTCCTGAAATGGATGACGCGCCCGCCGTCCGTCACGGCCTCGGCGGCGACCTCCCGGCCGTGGAACTCCGCCACCTCGACGCGGACCCTCACGAGGTTCTCGGCCGTCGCCGTGTCGGGGGACC is a genomic window of Actinomadura citrea containing:
- a CDS encoding ABC transporter permease; protein product: MTVVSRPRRPPTSRPGGWAVWLFVAFFLVNLAALILSVVVNSFGTKWFGGWLPQGFTGAWYSDAWAEFALGDVLTATLEITLIVVALSLLIGVPAGYALARRDFPGKRIVTVLLLLPVVLPPITYGIPLATVLYKVHLAGTMTGVIAANLVPALPFVVLVMTPFVEQIDANVESAARMCGARTRQVFARVLVPLLLPGILAAGILVLVRTVAMFELTFLVADADSQTLVVALYSAAFTPGIRAAQAIDAMAVIYMALSAVLLVIALMFVNPTQIVAQVREAPAE
- a CDS encoding ABC transporter permease, with amino-acid sequence MAVEAPARGEARMPRRGGLRHRLAERGVDRVLLLLAPAVLVVALLFLYPMMYGMGLSLQPKDGGGPFGNYAAFFRDSYQRGTIGKTLRLALPAALINVGASVPIAYRLRGRFRGRRPLTALLVLPVTLGTVLVADGLLRYLGPKGWFNRVLLDLGVVDEPVRLVYNYWGVLFSLLITGFPFAFLLVLAYMSGIDPTLERAAATLGAGPWQRMRRIVLPLLAPGLATTFVLAFVLAFSVFPSANLVGEPAGETRVMAIAAYQAAFEKYDYSMASTIAVLMGVFELLVIAVTLLLRGRLYTGPASGGKGS